One window from the genome of Deinococcus sp. NW-56 encodes:
- a CDS encoding SRPBCC family protein, producing MSANMDNSGSKEGSKSMDQGRLISSAAGAALMILGLRKKGLMGLLMAGAGGYLAYRGATGNDPVMNAAGLSGNASAAKPIFVEHSVVIDRPADQVYAYWRQLENLPRIMSHLESVTVLDERRSRWVAKAPLGTHVEWEAEIVNDKPGERIGWHSLPGATVDNAGSVQFESLPNGGTRIHVALSYRPPAGALGAAVAKLFGEEPSQQIADDLQNFKQTFEGANPVN from the coding sequence ATGAGTGCGAACATGGACAACAGCGGCAGCAAGGAAGGCAGCAAGAGCATGGACCAGGGCCGCCTGATCAGCAGCGCGGCGGGCGCGGCCCTGATGATTCTCGGCCTGCGGAAAAAGGGCCTGATGGGCCTGCTGATGGCGGGTGCGGGCGGCTACCTCGCCTACCGCGGCGCGACGGGCAATGACCCCGTGATGAACGCGGCGGGCCTCAGCGGAAACGCGAGTGCGGCCAAGCCCATCTTCGTGGAGCACAGCGTGGTGATCGACCGCCCCGCCGATCAGGTGTACGCCTACTGGCGCCAGCTCGAGAACCTGCCCCGGATCATGAGCCACCTCGAGAGTGTCACCGTGCTCGACGAGCGCCGCAGCCGCTGGGTCGCCAAGGCCCCGCTGGGCACCCACGTCGAGTGGGAAGCCGAGATCGTCAACGACAAGCCCGGCGAGCGCATCGGCTGGCACTCGCTGCCCGGCGCGACCGTGGACAACGCGGGCAGCGTGCAGTTCGAGAGCCTTCCCAACGGCGGCACCCGCATCCATGTGGCGCTGTCCTACCGTCCGCCCGCCGGGGCGCTGGGCGCGGCCGTCGCCAAGCTGTTCGGCGAGGAACCCAGCCAGCAGATCGCGGATGACCTTCAGAACTTCAAGCAGACCTTCGAGGGGGCGAACCCGGTCAACTGA
- a CDS encoding ABC transporter ATP-binding protein, with product MTPSTTAATPPSRTLALSRRLFAYRPGLFAFNVGMWALVYMAPALLTVAVSNLFGRLEDADRLRLAGDPITVPIAAAWVALGWFALVRLSRFGLFYGAFRGLIELLYTLDALMRRNLLNYLLTAQGSRRLPDTPAEAVSRFRDDVDDVAAYTEVWVDSLGIALYCVLAVVLMARVDPVITALVCTPLVLMIVFVGRLSPRIRAYRRRMREATARVTDFIGETFGAVSAVKLAAREEPMIAHFARLGETRRHSALRDVLLTELIRGVNVNMVNLAVGLVLLLGANQVRGGGMRVEDFVLFIGLLPRLTGSMGFFGDAIARHRRTGVSYDRMTRLLQDAPQDTLVDHHPVYLREEPPVQGQPASALPLEELRVEGLTAHHPDGTGVTDVSFTLRRGEFVVVTGRIGSGKTTLLRALLGLMPADGGRVLWNGEEVADPATFFVPPRSAYTGQLPNLFSDTLRENVLTGADPERLNRAVRLAVLEPDLAQLPHGLDTQVGARGVKLSGGQMQRAAVARMLAAPADLLVFDDVSSALDARTEAELWDGLFRETDATCLVVSHRRAALTRADRILLLEHGRLTDEGTLNDLLSRSPEMRALWVEEGM from the coding sequence ATGACCCCCAGCACGACCGCCGCCACCCCTCCCTCCCGTACCCTCGCGCTGTCGCGGCGGCTCTTTGCGTACCGGCCCGGCCTGTTCGCCTTCAACGTGGGCATGTGGGCGCTGGTCTACATGGCCCCGGCGCTGCTCACGGTGGCGGTGAGCAATCTCTTCGGGCGGCTGGAGGACGCCGACCGGCTGCGGCTGGCGGGGGACCCCATCACGGTGCCCATTGCCGCCGCGTGGGTCGCGCTGGGGTGGTTCGCCCTGGTGCGGCTGAGCCGCTTCGGGCTGTTCTACGGGGCCTTCCGGGGGCTGATCGAGCTGCTGTACACGCTGGACGCGCTGATGCGGCGCAACCTGCTGAACTACCTCCTGACCGCGCAGGGCTCGCGCCGACTCCCCGATACCCCCGCCGAGGCGGTCAGCCGCTTCCGCGACGACGTGGACGACGTGGCCGCCTACACCGAGGTGTGGGTGGACAGCCTGGGCATCGCCCTGTACTGCGTGCTGGCGGTCGTGCTGATGGCGCGGGTGGACCCGGTGATCACCGCGCTGGTCTGCACGCCGCTCGTGCTGATGATCGTGTTTGTCGGCCGCCTCTCGCCGCGCATCCGGGCCTACCGCCGCCGCATGCGCGAGGCGACCGCCCGCGTGACCGACTTTATCGGGGAGACGTTCGGGGCCGTCTCGGCGGTCAAACTCGCCGCCCGCGAGGAACCCATGATCGCCCACTTCGCCCGGCTGGGCGAGACGCGGCGGCACTCGGCCCTGCGCGACGTGCTGCTCACCGAGCTGATCCGGGGCGTGAACGTCAACATGGTCAACCTCGCCGTGGGGCTGGTGCTGCTGCTGGGGGCCAACCAGGTGCGCGGGGGCGGCATGCGGGTCGAAGACTTTGTGCTGTTCATCGGCCTGCTGCCGCGCCTGACCGGGAGCATGGGCTTTTTCGGGGACGCCATCGCCCGGCACCGCCGCACCGGGGTGAGTTACGACCGCATGACCCGGCTCCTGCAAGACGCGCCCCAGGACACCCTCGTGGATCACCACCCCGTCTACCTGCGGGAGGAGCCGCCCGTGCAGGGCCAGCCCGCATCTGCCCTCCCGCTGGAGGAACTGCGGGTCGAGGGCCTCACCGCCCACCACCCCGACGGCACGGGGGTCACCGACGTGAGCTTCACCCTGCGCCGGGGCGAGTTCGTGGTCGTCACCGGGCGCATCGGCAGCGGCAAAACCACCCTGCTGCGGGCGCTGCTGGGGCTGATGCCTGCGGACGGTGGGCGCGTCCTCTGGAACGGGGAGGAGGTTGCGGACCCTGCCACCTTCTTCGTGCCGCCGCGCAGCGCGTACACCGGGCAGCTTCCCAACCTCTTTTCCGACACGCTGCGCGAAAACGTGCTGACGGGGGCTGACCCCGAGCGCCTGAACCGCGCCGTGCGGCTGGCCGTACTGGAACCCGACCTCGCGCAGCTTCCGCATGGGCTGGACACCCAGGTCGGGGCACGCGGCGTCAAGCTCTCCGGCGGGCAGATGCAGCGGGCGGCGGTGGCCCGGATGCTCGCTGCGCCCGCCGATCTGCTCGTCTTCGACGACGTGTCCAGTGCGCTGGACGCCCGCACCGAAGCCGAGCTGTGGGACGGCCTCTTCCGCGAGACGGATGCGACGTGTCTGGTCGTCTCGCACCGCCGCGCGGCCCTGACGCGGGCCGACCGCATCCTGCTGCTGGAGCACGGCCGCCTGACGGATGAGGGGACGCTGAACGACCTCCTGTCGCGTAGCCCCGAGATGCGGGCGCTGTGGGTGGAGGAGGGGATGTAG
- a CDS encoding antitoxin yields MTRSKVFRSGNSQAVRIPRELHLPYGEVEITRRGRELVITPLPRQDGRAVFAALTAFEGMPEREQPAEQERDPLL; encoded by the coding sequence GTGACCCGCAGCAAGGTCTTCCGCAGCGGCAACAGTCAGGCGGTGCGGATTCCGCGTGAGCTGCACTTGCCCTACGGCGAGGTGGAGATCACCCGGCGTGGACGCGAACTCGTCATCACGCCGCTGCCCCGGCAGGACGGCCGCGCGGTCTTCGCGGCGCTGACCGCCTTCGAGGGGATGCCGGAGCGCGAGCAGCCCGCCGAGCAGGAGCGCGACCCCCTGCTATGA
- a CDS encoding TetR/AcrR family transcriptional regulator gives MTDPPAPSPLPPGSASPGPAKSRREQIHEVASRLFSERGYHGASMRDLAAELGMQGGSLYAHISGKEALLIEIVEQAARQFEAALMDLQTDPRPADERLREAMARHLTVVAGNLESATVFFHEWKHLSPDAYARVTAWRDTTEAFYRGLVAQGMREGVFRADLDVKMTANLILSAVNWTYTWYRPGGRLSPREVADRYAGLLLDGLRPPPKEATP, from the coding sequence ATGACGGACCCCCCTGCCCCCTCCCCTCTCCCCCCAGGTTCGGCCTCCCCCGGCCCGGCCAAGTCGCGCCGCGAGCAGATTCACGAGGTCGCCAGCCGCCTCTTTTCCGAGCGGGGCTACCATGGGGCCAGCATGCGCGACCTCGCCGCCGAGCTGGGGATGCAGGGGGGCAGCCTGTACGCGCACATCAGCGGCAAAGAAGCCCTGCTGATTGAGATCGTGGAGCAGGCCGCCCGGCAGTTCGAGGCCGCCCTGATGGACCTCCAGACCGACCCCCGCCCTGCCGACGAGCGGCTGCGGGAAGCGATGGCCCGGCACCTCACGGTGGTCGCGGGCAACCTGGAGAGCGCGACCGTCTTCTTCCACGAGTGGAAGCACCTCTCCCCCGACGCCTACGCACGGGTCACGGCGTGGCGCGACACGACCGAAGCCTTCTACCGGGGGCTGGTGGCGCAGGGGATGCGGGAGGGCGTCTTCCGCGCCGATCTGGACGTGAAGATGACCGCCAACCTGATTCTCTCGGCGGTGAACTGGACCTATACGTGGTACCGCCCCGGCGGACGCCTGAGTCCCCGCGAGGTGGCCGACCGCTACGCCGGGCTGCTGCTGGACGGCCTGCGCCCACCCCCGAAGGAGGCCACCCCATGA
- the chrA gene encoding chromate efflux transporter has protein sequence MRTLEVFLVFLRLGLTSFGGPVAHLGYFRGEFVERRGWLTERAYADLVALAQFLPGPASSQVGMALGLLRAGGWGLLAAWVGFTLPSALLLVAFALGVARFGNGAEAGWLTGLKVAAVAVVAQAVAGMWGSLVGSDRVRAALALGVAALLVVWPVAGMQVAALVGCALVGWRLLPGAGAEAALPPVPVSRRVGAGLLALCGGLLLALPLLAALGPGWALFGTTFRAGALVFGGGHVVLPLLEAGFVPEYVTPSTFLAGYGAANAVPGPLFTFATYLGAAQTALPAWVGALIATCGIFLAGGLLMAGALPFWAALSARPAARSALAGLNAGVVGLLLAALYHPVFTAGIREPRHLALALLAYAALTAGRWPAWAVVGTCAALGAVLF, from the coding sequence ATGCGAACGCTGGAGGTCTTTCTCGTCTTTCTGCGGCTGGGGCTGACCAGCTTCGGGGGGCCGGTCGCCCACCTGGGGTACTTCCGGGGGGAGTTCGTGGAGCGCCGGGGCTGGCTGACCGAGCGGGCCTATGCCGACCTCGTGGCGCTCGCGCAGTTCCTGCCGGGTCCGGCGAGCAGTCAGGTCGGCATGGCGCTGGGGCTGCTGCGGGCGGGCGGATGGGGCCTGCTGGCCGCGTGGGTGGGCTTCACCCTGCCGAGTGCGCTGCTGCTGGTGGCCTTTGCGCTGGGCGTGGCCCGTTTCGGGAACGGCGCGGAGGCCGGGTGGCTGACCGGGCTGAAGGTCGCGGCGGTCGCCGTGGTCGCGCAGGCGGTCGCGGGCATGTGGGGGAGTCTGGTGGGGAGTGACCGGGTGCGGGCGGCGCTCGCGCTGGGGGTGGCGGCTCTGCTGGTGGTGTGGCCTGTCGCTGGAATGCAGGTGGCGGCCCTGGTGGGCTGTGCGTTGGTGGGCTGGCGCCTGCTGCCCGGCGCGGGAGCAGAGGCGGCGTTGCCCCCGGTGCCCGTCTCGCGGCGGGTGGGAGCGGGGCTGCTCGCGCTGTGCGGGGGCCTGTTGTTGGCTCTGCCGTTGCTGGCCGCGCTGGGGCCGGGGTGGGCGCTGTTCGGGACCACCTTTCGGGCGGGGGCGCTCGTCTTCGGGGGCGGGCACGTGGTTCTGCCGCTGCTGGAGGCGGGGTTCGTGCCGGAGTACGTCACACCGTCCACCTTCCTCGCCGGATACGGGGCGGCGAACGCGGTGCCGGGGCCGCTCTTCACCTTCGCCACCTATCTCGGCGCGGCGCAGACGGCCCTGCCCGCATGGGTGGGGGCTTTGATTGCCACTTGTGGCATCTTCCTGGCGGGGGGCCTGCTGATGGCGGGGGCGCTGCCCTTCTGGGCGGCCCTCTCTGCCCGGCCCGCTGCCCGCTCCGCGCTGGCGGGGCTGAATGCCGGGGTCGTGGGCCTGCTGCTCGCCGCCCTGTACCACCCCGTCTTCACGGCGGGCATCCGGGAACCGCGTCACCTCGCGCTGGCGCTGCTTGCGTACGCCGCCCTCACCGCCGGGCGCTGGCCCGCGTGGGCGGTGGTAGGGACGTGCGCGGCCCTGGGGGCGGTGCTGTTCTAG
- a CDS encoding YkgJ family cysteine cluster protein — protein MDSFTPPPNFAPRSPLVRECTACGACCSAPDIHALRKPLGVPCVHLRPDCLCAVYAARPVVCRGYQPDWVCGEVAPLPTLEARMRRFLEIYGLEDEARL, from the coding sequence ATGGATTCCTTTACCCCACCCCCCAACTTTGCGCCGCGCTCGCCCCTAGTGCGCGAGTGCACGGCGTGCGGGGCGTGCTGCTCGGCGCCGGACATCCACGCCCTCCGTAAGCCGCTGGGGGTACCGTGCGTCCACCTGCGGCCCGACTGCCTGTGCGCGGTCTACGCCGCCCGGCCCGTCGTGTGCCGGGGCTACCAGCCCGACTGGGTGTGCGGGGAGGTCGCGCCGTTGCCCACGCTGGAGGCGCGGATGCGGCGCTTTCTGGAGATTTATGGGCTGGAGGACGAAGCCCGGCTCTAG
- a CDS encoding peroxiredoxin codes for MTSRQSLVGQPAPDFTLPSTSGQAVTLSSYRGHQHVVLVFYPLDFSPVCSMQLPEYSGRQDDFAEAGAVVLGVNRDSVYTHKAWAAEYGIEVPLLADLNLNVARQYGVAIDERGVTGRAVFLIDKGGVVRFEHVEAQTGDYTVRPEVVLRKIRELT; via the coding sequence ATGACCTCCCGCCAGAGCCTCGTCGGTCAGCCCGCGCCGGACTTCACGCTGCCCTCCACGTCGGGGCAGGCCGTGACCCTCAGCTCCTACCGGGGGCATCAGCATGTCGTGCTGGTCTTCTATCCCCTGGATTTCAGTCCGGTGTGCTCCATGCAACTGCCCGAGTATTCCGGGCGGCAGGACGACTTCGCGGAGGCAGGGGCGGTCGTGCTGGGCGTCAACCGCGACAGCGTGTACACCCACAAGGCCTGGGCCGCCGAGTACGGCATCGAGGTGCCGCTGCTGGCCGACCTTAACCTGAACGTGGCCCGGCAGTACGGCGTGGCGATTGACGAGCGTGGGGTCACGGGGCGGGCCGTCTTTCTGATCGATAAGGGAGGAGTGGTGCGCTTTGAGCATGTGGAGGCGCAGACCGGGGACTACACGGTGCGGCCGGAAGTGGTGCTGAGGAAGATTCGGGAACTGACGTGA
- a CDS encoding histidinol-phosphate transaminase, with amino-acid sequence MTSTPSLPEQAAPAGVRSAVRTVPAYPFTPLDVPIKLDQNENAYDFPAELKAEATARMLARPWNRYPDLGAEGIRARLAALTGWDEAGVVLTPGSNVLIKLLTELAGIGQTVLTVSPTFAVYTLEARMLGARLVQVPLNPDFSLPVAGLVEALRTQPPGLLYLTQPHAPTGHVDPAQAVREVVEAAGKDWIVVLDEAYGEYSGTDYRSLVREGGNRLSLRTFSKGWGLAGIRLGYALTSPALATELRKLVPAFNVGVLAEAALEVALENPGYVAERAAEVRRERERVFAALREHPVWEPLPSEANFYLLRTPDAEAAYRHLLSCGIVVRRQDSLPGLAGCLRVAVGTPAENDALLAAARAYVSSGE; translated from the coding sequence ATGACCTCCACCCCCTCTCTTCCCGAGCAGGCGGCCCCAGCGGGGGTGCGCTCCGCCGTGCGGACGGTGCCCGCCTACCCCTTCACCCCGCTCGACGTGCCCATCAAGCTCGACCAGAACGAGAATGCCTACGACTTCCCGGCTGAGCTGAAGGCCGAGGCCACCGCCCGGATGCTCGCCCGCCCCTGGAACCGCTACCCGGACCTCGGGGCGGAGGGGATTCGTGCCCGCCTCGCCGCGCTGACCGGGTGGGATGAGGCGGGCGTGGTCCTGACCCCCGGCAGCAATGTGCTGATCAAGCTGCTGACCGAACTCGCGGGCATCGGGCAGACGGTCCTGACGGTCAGCCCCACCTTCGCCGTCTACACCCTGGAGGCGCGGATGCTGGGCGCCCGGCTGGTGCAGGTGCCGCTGAACCCCGACTTCTCGCTGCCGGTGGCCGGGCTGGTCGAGGCCCTGCGGACCCAGCCTCCCGGCTTGCTGTATCTCACCCAGCCGCACGCCCCGACCGGGCACGTGGACCCTGCCCAGGCCGTGCGCGAGGTCGTGGAGGCGGCCGGGAAGGACTGGATCGTCGTGCTGGATGAGGCTTACGGCGAATACAGCGGCACGGATTACCGCTCGCTGGTCCGGGAGGGAGGCAACCGCCTCAGCCTGCGGACCTTCAGCAAGGGCTGGGGGCTGGCAGGCATCCGGCTGGGGTACGCGCTGACCAGCCCGGCGCTGGCGACCGAGCTGCGCAAGCTCGTGCCCGCCTTCAACGTCGGCGTGCTGGCCGAGGCCGCGCTGGAAGTCGCCCTGGAGAACCCCGGCTACGTGGCCGAACGCGCCGCCGAGGTCCGCCGTGAGCGCGAGCGGGTCTTCGCGGCCCTGCGCGAGCACCCGGTCTGGGAGCCCCTCCCCAGCGAAGCGAACTTCTACCTGCTGCGAACGCCCGACGCGGAAGCCGCCTACCGCCACCTCCTCTCCTGCGGCATCGTGGTGCGCCGTCAGGACTCGCTGCCGGGGCTGGCGGGCTGCCTGCGGGTGGCGGTGGGCACGCCCGCCGAGAACGACGCGCTGCTCGCGGCGGCGCGGGCCTACGTTTCTTCGGGCGAGTAA
- a CDS encoding acyl-ACP desaturase — MADILPPNMLNERPRTPAGLLSNAEKDRLIERGFLGLYRWYTARSQETRNWNPDRSFEWLKLRQDLPPEIVKVIQGFFAVEQYAPDFTSSLVNLVRRSHGRSHFQLRWGSEEEKHADAWENAVLFSGQRSPQWIEEYKERLRSQTWELPFPDAIHNIVYTVFQERATQLNYLNMMKIAQGKSEKPQYAGFSDPVLAKVAQTIAVDEAAHYNFFLEGVRMYLYYYPERTLDAIKNVIGQFSMPASALVPDWQDFAETVYRAGIYGPRDFQRDVMQVAFRNLGIESRKALEEGIKKTREVPDFEGGNHKTTAIFDTFDYGAVEGDVRRLHAKIQDYEKEIGFDRFDPTEFVENPEVPKKEGQAADD, encoded by the coding sequence ATGGCCGACATCCTGCCCCCCAACATGCTCAACGAGCGCCCCCGCACCCCGGCGGGGCTGCTCAGCAACGCCGAGAAGGACCGCCTGATCGAGCGCGGCTTCCTGGGCCTCTACCGCTGGTACACCGCCCGCAGCCAGGAGACGCGCAACTGGAACCCCGACCGCTCCTTCGAGTGGCTCAAGCTGCGTCAGGACCTGCCACCGGAGATCGTCAAGGTCATCCAGGGCTTTTTCGCCGTCGAGCAGTACGCGCCCGACTTCACCTCCAGCCTCGTGAACCTCGTGCGGCGCTCGCATGGGCGCAGCCACTTCCAACTGCGCTGGGGCAGCGAGGAGGAAAAGCACGCCGACGCCTGGGAGAACGCCGTGCTGTTCAGCGGCCAGCGGTCGCCTCAGTGGATCGAGGAATACAAGGAGCGCCTGCGCTCGCAGACCTGGGAACTCCCCTTTCCCGACGCGATTCACAACATCGTGTACACCGTGTTTCAGGAGCGGGCCACCCAGCTCAACTACCTGAACATGATGAAAATCGCCCAGGGCAAGAGCGAGAAGCCGCAGTACGCGGGTTTTTCCGACCCCGTGCTCGCCAAGGTCGCGCAGACCATCGCGGTGGACGAGGCGGCGCACTACAACTTCTTCCTCGAAGGCGTGCGGATGTACCTCTACTACTACCCCGAGCGCACGCTGGACGCGATCAAGAACGTGATCGGGCAGTTTTCTATGCCCGCCTCGGCTCTCGTGCCCGACTGGCAGGACTTCGCGGAAACCGTCTACCGCGCCGGAATCTACGGCCCGCGCGACTTTCAGCGCGACGTGATGCAGGTGGCCTTCCGCAACCTCGGCATCGAGAGCCGCAAGGCGCTGGAAGAGGGCATCAAGAAGACCCGCGAGGTGCCCGACTTCGAGGGCGGCAACCACAAGACCACCGCCATCTTCGATACCTTCGACTATGGGGCCGTCGAGGGCGACGTGCGCCGATTGCACGCCAAGATTCAGGACTACGAGAAGGAAATCGGCTTCGACCGCTTCGACCCCACCGAGTTCGTGGAAAACCCGGAAGTGCCCAAGAAGGAAGGGCAAGCGGCCGACGATTGA
- a CDS encoding ABC transporter ATP-binding protein, with the protein MPDAPPSPPSSPLRGGSLAVLRGYLGPLKWQVAGLAALLLSATGLSLTLPQLLARFVDTVRLGAGADVGRLVQLAGFYLALAVGVQLLNAGATYLGARVGWTATNRLRVDLLRHMLSLDMREHKERTPGEMIERIDGDVTALSNFFSQFAVRVFGAALLLTGAVVMFYLTDWRVGLGVTAFVLVTLVAMNRVRKLGVEPTRLEREGSARLFGYVEERLAGLEDVRSLGAGGHHLRGFLRVQGDFFRRATYSWQRRSVVWWLSMVLFAVGYVGILASAIGLYAAGAITLGTAFLMYQYMSMVEEPIDQLTQQLQDLQKAGASLGRISELLALRSGLPEGDRELPDGPLDLRFEDVTFCYDPEDPTAPAVLQGVSFHLPAGQTLGLLGRTGSGKTTLTRLVSRLYDPTEGQVRLGGVGTRDVRLESLRSRVAVVTQDVQLFQASVRDNLTFFDPALPDEAVEAALHEVGLGEWLGRLPEGVRTPLPTGSLSAGQAQLLAFARVMLRDPAVIILDEPSSRLDPATEAQLTRAMTRLLSGRTAIVIAHRLDTVARADRILVLDAGRVVEDGARAVLAADGQSHYAALLRAGTLAEDGGVLA; encoded by the coding sequence ATGCCGGACGCGCCCCCCTCTCCTCCTTCTTCCCCCTTACGCGGCGGGTCGCTGGCCGTGCTGCGGGGCTACCTGGGGCCGCTGAAATGGCAGGTCGCGGGCCTCGCGGCGCTGCTGCTCTCCGCGACGGGCCTGAGCCTCACGCTGCCGCAACTGCTCGCCCGTTTCGTGGACACGGTGCGGCTGGGGGCCGGGGCCGACGTGGGGCGGCTGGTGCAGCTCGCGGGCTTTTACCTCGCGCTGGCGGTGGGGGTGCAACTGCTGAACGCGGGGGCCACGTATCTGGGGGCGCGGGTGGGCTGGACCGCCACCAACCGGCTGCGGGTGGACCTGCTGCGGCACATGCTCTCGCTCGACATGCGCGAGCACAAGGAGCGCACCCCCGGCGAGATGATCGAGCGCATCGACGGCGACGTGACCGCCCTGAGCAACTTCTTCTCGCAGTTCGCGGTGCGGGTGTTCGGGGCGGCGCTGCTCCTCACGGGCGCGGTCGTGATGTTCTACCTGACCGACTGGCGGGTGGGGCTGGGCGTGACCGCCTTCGTGCTGGTCACCCTCGTCGCCATGAACCGCGTCCGCAAGCTGGGCGTGGAACCCACCCGGCTGGAGCGCGAGGGCAGTGCCCGGCTCTTCGGCTACGTGGAGGAACGCCTCGCCGGGCTGGAAGACGTGCGCTCGCTGGGCGCGGGCGGACACCACCTGCGCGGCTTCCTGCGGGTGCAGGGCGACTTCTTCCGGCGGGCCACCTACTCGTGGCAGCGGCGCAGCGTGGTGTGGTGGCTGAGCATGGTGCTGTTCGCGGTGGGCTACGTGGGCATCCTGGCCTCGGCCATCGGCCTCTATGCGGCGGGGGCGATCACGCTGGGCACCGCCTTCCTGATGTACCAGTACATGAGCATGGTGGAAGAACCCATCGACCAGCTCACCCAGCAGCTTCAGGACCTCCAGAAGGCCGGGGCCAGCCTGGGCCGCATTTCCGAACTGCTCGCCCTGCGCTCGGGGCTGCCGGAGGGGGACCGCGAGCTGCCGGACGGCCCGCTGGACCTGCGCTTCGAGGACGTGACGTTCTGCTACGACCCGGAGGACCCCACGGCTCCCGCCGTCTTGCAAGGCGTGTCCTTCCACCTCCCCGCCGGGCAGACGCTGGGGCTGCTGGGCCGCACCGGAAGCGGCAAGACCACGCTGACCCGGCTGGTCTCGCGCCTCTACGACCCCACCGAGGGACAGGTGCGGCTGGGCGGAGTGGGCACCCGCGACGTGCGGCTGGAGAGCCTGCGCTCGCGGGTCGCCGTCGTGACCCAGGACGTGCAACTGTTTCAGGCCAGCGTGCGCGACAACCTGACCTTTTTCGACCCCGCCCTGCCCGACGAGGCGGTCGAGGCCGCGCTGCACGAGGTCGGCCTGGGTGAGTGGCTGGGGCGGCTGCCCGAGGGCGTGCGGACGCCGCTTCCCACCGGGAGCCTCAGCGCGGGGCAGGCACAACTGCTGGCCTTTGCGCGGGTGATGCTGCGCGACCCCGCCGTGATCATCCTCGACGAACCCAGCAGCCGCCTCGACCCCGCGACCGAGGCGCAGCTCACCCGCGCCATGACCCGCCTGCTGTCGGGCCGCACGGCCATCGTGATCGCCCACCGCCTCGACACGGTGGCCCGTGCCGACCGGATTCTGGTGCTGGACGCGGGCCGGGTCGTGGAGGACGGCGCCCGCGCGGTCCTCGCCGCCGACGGGCAGAGCCACTACGCGGCGCTGCTGCGGGCCGGAACGCTGGCGGAGGACGGGGGGGTGCTGGCGTGA
- a CDS encoding type II toxin-antitoxin system VapC family toxin has translation MTPPPTLYLLDTNICIYTMNRRPEAVRRRLEETAAAGHALGLSSVTWHELWYGVRRSAQPEANAARLGALAGALDLYPFGDDAAERAARIRAELSRQGRSIGPYDVLIAGHALSLGATLVTHNVGEFGRVQGLSVEDWVQG, from the coding sequence ATGACCCCGCCGCCCACCCTCTATCTCCTCGATACCAACATCTGCATCTACACCATGAACCGCCGCCCGGAGGCGGTGCGCCGACGGCTGGAGGAGACGGCCGCCGCCGGGCACGCGCTGGGCCTGTCCAGCGTGACCTGGCATGAACTGTGGTACGGGGTGCGCCGCAGCGCCCAGCCGGAGGCGAACGCGGCGCGGCTCGGGGCGCTCGCCGGGGCACTCGACCTTTACCCCTTTGGCGACGACGCGGCCGAGCGGGCCGCCCGTATCCGTGCGGAACTCTCGCGCCAGGGCCGGAGTATCGGTCCCTACGACGTGCTGATTGCCGGGCACGCCCTGAGCCTGGGAGCCACCCTGGTCACCCACAACGTGGGCGAATTCGGCCGGGTGCAGGGGCTGAGCGTCGAGGACTGGGTCCAGGGCTAG
- a CDS encoding HIT family protein, translated as MTACIFCAIVAGEAEASRVAENELCVAFLDIGPFTTGHTLIVPKRHAVTFTDLTPQEAGALAELGQRVARALQTSGLPCDGLNLWMANGEVAGQDVFHAHLHVIPRLSGDGLKMAVRPAHPSRAALDKVAATLRSALQP; from the coding sequence GTGACAGCCTGCATCTTCTGCGCCATTGTCGCTGGGGAAGCCGAAGCCAGCCGGGTCGCAGAGAACGAGCTGTGCGTGGCCTTCTTGGATATTGGTCCCTTCACGACCGGGCACACCCTGATCGTCCCGAAGCGGCACGCGGTCACGTTCACTGACCTGACCCCACAGGAAGCGGGCGCGTTGGCCGAGCTGGGTCAGCGGGTGGCCCGCGCCCTCCAGACCAGCGGCCTCCCCTGTGACGGCCTCAACCTCTGGATGGCGAATGGCGAGGTGGCTGGACAGGACGTGTTTCATGCACATCTGCATGTCATCCCGCGCCTGAGCGGTGATGGCCTGAAGATGGCGGTGCGACCGGCGCACCCCTCCCGCGCGGCGCTGGACAAGGTGGCGGCCACGCTCCGTTCCGCCCTGCAACCCTAA